CGCTCGAAGCCTTCAAGGCATTCGCGGAGCAGGAGGACGACGGATGACGGTCAGGAAGTCGATCCACGTGAAGCGCCCGGTCGAGCGGACGTTCCGGCTCTTCACCGAGGAGATTGGTAAGTGGTGGCCCCTGAAGGAGGGCTTCTCCTTTGGCGGCGCACGGGCGGCCGAGATCTTCCTCGAGGGACGCGAGGGCGGACGCTTCTTCGAGCGCTTCGCGGACGGAGAAGAATTCGATGTGGGCGTGGTGACGACGTACGCGCCGCCCGCGCGCATCGTGTTCACCTGGAAGGCCACGGAGTGGGACGCAGCGACCGAGGTCGAGGTCCGCTTCTCGCCCGAGCACGGTGGCACACGGGTGGACCTGGAACACCGGGGCTGGGAGCGGGCGGGAGCACGGGCACGAGACCAGCGGGACCGCTTCAACGGCGGCTGGAACCGGGTGCTG
This is a stretch of genomic DNA from Deltaproteobacteria bacterium. It encodes these proteins:
- a CDS encoding ATPase, coding for MTVRKSIHVKRPVERTFRLFTEEIGKWWPLKEGFSFGGARAAEIFLEGREGGRFFERFADGEEFDVGVVTTYAPPARIVFTWKATEWDAATEVEVRFSPEHGGTRVDLEHRGWERAGARARDQRDRFNGGWNRVLACFGTYGEQR